One segment of Phaeacidiphilus oryzae TH49 DNA contains the following:
- a CDS encoding TetR/AcrR family transcriptional regulator, with protein sequence MDTPDAPRKRRSPAPGERQRDAERTRERILDAAVEIFSAKGPAGARVAEIARRAGVNQQLISYYFDGKDGLYREIGRRWRAYEAQAIPDDLDLGEQVRRGVRASVDPRFGGRLLAWEGLTDSEGEGEGEAGPDAEERDARLRHEVERIRERQRAGEVDDRIDPAALLLITISAGNALAVYPQLARALFGAAADSPEVVDRYAEELASAVGRLAEAGRRGGTTSDDTPGRHGPGAPVDPPPPAPR encoded by the coding sequence ATGGACACTCCGGACGCCCCCCGTAAGCGCAGGTCACCGGCCCCAGGCGAGCGCCAGCGGGACGCCGAGCGGACCCGGGAGCGGATTCTGGACGCAGCGGTGGAGATCTTCTCCGCCAAGGGCCCGGCCGGTGCCCGGGTCGCCGAGATCGCCCGGCGCGCGGGCGTGAACCAGCAGCTCATCTCGTACTACTTCGACGGCAAGGACGGCCTCTACCGCGAGATCGGCCGCCGCTGGCGGGCCTACGAGGCGCAGGCCATCCCGGATGACCTGGACCTCGGCGAGCAGGTCCGGCGCGGTGTGCGGGCCAGTGTGGACCCCCGGTTCGGCGGCCGCCTGCTGGCCTGGGAAGGCCTCACCGACAGCGAGGGCGAGGGCGAGGGCGAAGCCGGCCCCGACGCCGAGGAGCGCGACGCCCGGCTCCGCCACGAGGTGGAGCGGATCCGCGAGCGGCAGCGCGCCGGCGAGGTCGACGACCGCATCGACCCCGCCGCGCTGCTGCTGATCACGATCAGCGCCGGCAACGCCCTCGCCGTCTACCCGCAGCTGGCCCGCGCGCTCTTCGGCGCGGCGGCCGACTCACCCGAGGTCGTCGACCGCTACGCCGAGGAACTCGCCTCGGCCGTGGGGCGGCTCGCCGAAGCCGGTCGGCGCGGCGGCACCACCTCGGACGA